The proteins below are encoded in one region of Micromonospora sp. DSM 45708:
- a CDS encoding copper resistance CopC family protein: MGGRTARTTRTWLAVLGLAAGVSLLLPAAPAAAHNSLTGSDPANGARVATAPKRIELRFLATPKEATTKVTVTGPDNVAAAGGPPTFSGKRVSVPFEPAAAGLYIVAYQLASDDGHPIKGEIRFTLTTGTPAETPSTPTSTAPTTATPPTSAAPSPASPTPAAAAADDDGGTGWLWAAGAVVVLAALGGGLLLRRRAARG; the protein is encoded by the coding sequence ATGGGGGGCAGGACTGCCCGTACGACACGTACCTGGCTGGCGGTGCTCGGGCTGGCGGCGGGGGTGTCGCTGCTGCTGCCGGCAGCGCCGGCCGCCGCGCACAACTCGTTGACCGGCAGCGACCCGGCCAACGGGGCCCGGGTGGCCACCGCCCCGAAGCGGATCGAGCTGCGCTTCCTGGCCACGCCGAAGGAGGCCACCACGAAGGTCACCGTCACCGGGCCGGACAACGTGGCCGCCGCGGGCGGACCGCCGACGTTCTCCGGCAAGCGGGTGAGCGTGCCGTTCGAGCCCGCCGCGGCCGGGCTCTACATCGTGGCCTATCAGCTCGCGTCCGACGACGGGCATCCGATCAAGGGGGAGATCCGGTTCACGCTGACCACCGGCACCCCGGCGGAGACACCGTCGACGCCCACCAGCACCGCACCGACCACCGCGACGCCGCCCACCAGCGCCGCGCCGTCGCCGGCGAGCCCGACCCCCGCAGCCGCCGCCGCGGACGACGACGGGGGTACGGGTTGGCTGTGGGCGGCCGGCGCGGTCGTGGTGCTGGCCGCGTTGGGCGGCGGCCTGCTGCTGCGTCGCCGCGCCGCCCGCGGCTGA
- a CDS encoding PucR family transcriptional regulator — protein sequence MDPLVRPCQAGAVSEPGGTETSATLRRIERAAGSLATASVARMDESLLWFRELPADQRSWVMLVAQAGVRSLVQWLRQGGGATDRTQEVSDEVFAAAPQALARSISLQQTVALIKVTIEVVEEQVSDLAVPGEEQSLREAVLRFSREIAFAAARVYARAAETRGSWDARLQALLVDALLRGDSPDVLASRAAALGWSDAPPVAVAVGRSPGGEVSAVLHTVYRQARRIGVEVIGGVHGDRLVIVLGGAADPLAATGQLRTAFGDGPVVVGPAVPSLDEATESARAALAGFRAAPAWPTAPCPVAAGELLPERALAGDAEARRRLRHDVYAALARAGGGELLETLDAFFAAGGTLESAARALFVHPNTVRYRLKRIAEVTGFSPLAPRDAFALQVAVTVGRLDPVVPAVAPVPNQTASPGGRKATQSGDDRRRSL from the coding sequence GTGGATCCGCTGGTCAGGCCATGTCAGGCTGGTGCGGTGAGCGAACCGGGCGGTACCGAGACGTCGGCCACGCTGCGCCGCATCGAGCGGGCCGCGGGCAGCCTGGCCACCGCCAGCGTGGCCCGGATGGACGAGAGCCTGCTGTGGTTCCGGGAGCTGCCGGCCGACCAGCGTTCCTGGGTGATGCTGGTGGCCCAGGCCGGCGTGCGGTCGCTGGTGCAGTGGCTGCGCCAGGGTGGCGGCGCGACCGACCGCACCCAGGAGGTGTCGGACGAGGTCTTCGCCGCCGCGCCGCAGGCGCTCGCCCGCTCGATCAGCCTCCAGCAGACCGTGGCGCTGATCAAGGTGACCATCGAGGTCGTCGAGGAGCAGGTGTCCGACCTGGCGGTGCCGGGCGAGGAGCAGTCGCTGCGGGAGGCGGTGCTGCGCTTCTCCCGGGAGATCGCGTTCGCCGCCGCCCGGGTGTACGCCCGGGCCGCCGAGACCCGTGGCTCCTGGGACGCCCGGTTGCAGGCGTTGCTGGTGGACGCGCTGCTGCGCGGCGACTCGCCGGACGTGCTGGCCAGCCGGGCCGCGGCGCTGGGCTGGTCGGACGCGCCGCCGGTGGCGGTGGCGGTGGGCCGTTCCCCCGGCGGTGAGGTGTCGGCCGTCCTGCACACCGTCTACCGGCAGGCCCGACGCATCGGCGTCGAGGTGATCGGCGGCGTGCACGGCGACCGCTTGGTGATCGTGCTGGGCGGGGCGGCCGACCCGCTGGCGGCCACCGGGCAGCTGCGTACCGCGTTCGGCGACGGGCCGGTGGTGGTCGGCCCGGCGGTGCCCAGCCTCGACGAGGCGACCGAGTCCGCGCGGGCCGCGCTCGCCGGTTTCCGGGCGGCGCCGGCCTGGCCGACCGCGCCGTGCCCGGTCGCCGCCGGGGAGCTGCTGCCGGAGCGGGCGCTGGCCGGCGACGCCGAGGCCCGCCGCCGGCTGCGCCACGACGTGTACGCGGCGCTGGCCCGCGCCGGCGGCGGCGAGCTGCTGGAGACGCTTGACGCGTTCTTCGCCGCCGGCGGCACGCTGGAGAGCGCGGCCCGGGCCCTGTTCGTGCACCCGAACACCGTGCGTTACCGGCTGAAGCGGATCGCCGAGGTGACCGGCTTCTCCCCGCTCGCCCCGCGGGACGCCTTCGCGCTCCAGGTCGCGGTGACCGTCGGCCGGCTCGACCCGGTGGTACCGGCCGTCGCACCGGTCCCGAACCAGACAGCGAGCCCAGGGGGTCGGAAAGCCACCCAGAGCGGCGACGACCGACGCCGATCTTTGTAG
- a CDS encoding SRPBCC domain-containing protein, producing MILVERSAHVAAPVEVVWDVVQRAEQLPAWLAGVRAAEVLSGEGFGRRQLVQAGRGAAHEAEVIAYQEPTLIGWRERAKGAGARAEARTEIYVQLTEDDEAGGTVVRLIVVRWPAGPVKAALLRLGLRRVGADLEDSLARLTDLAAVG from the coding sequence ATGATCCTCGTGGAACGCAGCGCACACGTGGCGGCGCCGGTGGAAGTGGTCTGGGACGTCGTGCAGCGCGCCGAGCAGCTGCCGGCCTGGCTGGCGGGGGTCCGTGCGGCCGAGGTCCTCTCCGGGGAGGGGTTCGGCCGGCGGCAGCTCGTCCAGGCCGGACGCGGTGCCGCGCACGAGGCCGAAGTGATCGCCTATCAGGAGCCGACGCTGATCGGCTGGCGCGAACGGGCCAAGGGCGCCGGCGCCCGGGCCGAGGCGCGTACCGAGATCTACGTCCAGCTCACCGAGGACGACGAGGCCGGCGGCACCGTGGTCCGGCTGATCGTCGTGCGGTGGCCCGCCGGGCCGGTCAAGGCCGCACTGCTGCGGCTCGGCCTGCGTCGGGTGGGCGCCGACCTGGAGGACTCGCTGGCCCGGCTGACCGACCTGGCCGCCGTCGGCTGA
- a CDS encoding GH1 family beta-glucosidase gives MPDFPAGFRWGVSTSAYQIEGATTVDGRGPSIWDTFAHDPGRIVDGSTGDEACDHYHRHAEDTALLAGLGVSAYRFSIAWPRVQPTGAGPAHAAGLDFYDRLVDGLLAAGVDPVATLFHWDLPQALEDAGGWLNRDTAARFAEYADLTAARLGDRVKLWITLNEPFIHMSLGHGIGTHAPGRMLLFDVFPVAHHQLLGHGLAVAALRARTASPVAIANNYSPVRQVGDTDADRAAAQAYDALHNRLFTDPLLGRGYPDAPGLDPAVVHDGDLDVLAAPIDVLGVNYYNPTGIRAPEEGSPLPFEMVPLDGYPRTAFDWPVAPDGLRELLLQLHDRYGDALPPVQVTESGCAYDDAPDAQGRVHDPERIAYLDGHVRAVHEAIAAGVPVTGYFVWSLLDNWEWAEGFTKRFGLVHVDYPTQRRTPKSSYAWFRDLARR, from the coding sequence ATGCCCGACTTCCCCGCCGGCTTCCGCTGGGGGGTGTCCACCTCCGCGTACCAGATCGAGGGCGCGACCACGGTCGACGGCCGGGGACCCTCCATCTGGGACACGTTCGCCCACGACCCGGGCCGGATCGTCGACGGCAGCACCGGCGACGAGGCGTGCGACCACTACCACCGGCACGCCGAGGACACCGCGCTGCTGGCCGGGCTGGGCGTGTCCGCGTACCGGTTCTCGATCGCCTGGCCCCGCGTCCAGCCCACCGGCGCCGGCCCGGCCCACGCGGCCGGGCTGGACTTCTACGACCGGCTGGTGGACGGCCTGCTCGCCGCCGGCGTCGACCCGGTCGCCACGCTCTTCCACTGGGACCTGCCGCAGGCGCTGGAGGACGCCGGCGGCTGGCTGAACCGGGACACCGCCGCCCGCTTCGCCGAGTACGCCGACCTGACCGCGGCCCGCCTCGGCGACCGGGTGAAGCTGTGGATCACGCTCAACGAACCGTTCATCCACATGAGCCTCGGGCACGGCATCGGCACGCACGCGCCCGGCCGGATGCTGCTCTTCGACGTCTTCCCGGTGGCCCACCACCAGCTCCTCGGGCACGGCCTCGCGGTCGCCGCGTTGCGCGCCCGCACCGCGAGCCCGGTGGCGATCGCCAACAACTACTCACCGGTGCGGCAGGTCGGGGACACCGACGCCGACCGGGCCGCCGCGCAGGCGTACGACGCGCTGCACAACCGGCTCTTCACCGACCCGCTGCTCGGCCGCGGCTACCCCGACGCGCCCGGCCTCGACCCGGCCGTGGTCCACGACGGCGACCTGGACGTGCTGGCCGCCCCGATCGACGTGCTCGGCGTGAACTACTACAACCCGACCGGCATCCGGGCCCCCGAGGAGGGCTCGCCGCTGCCGTTCGAGATGGTGCCGCTGGACGGCTACCCGCGCACCGCGTTCGACTGGCCGGTGGCCCCGGACGGGCTGCGCGAGCTGCTGCTCCAGCTCCACGACCGGTACGGCGACGCGCTGCCGCCGGTCCAGGTCACCGAGAGCGGCTGCGCGTACGACGACGCGCCGGACGCGCAGGGCCGGGTGCACGACCCGGAGCGGATCGCGTACCTGGACGGACACGTGCGCGCGGTGCACGAGGCGATCGCCGCGGGCGTGCCGGTGACCGGGTACTTCGTCTGGTCGCTGCTGGACAACTGGGAGTGGGCCGAGGGGTTCACCAAGCGGTTCGGCCTGGTGCACGTCGACTACCCGACGCAGCGGCGTACCCCGAAGTCGTCGTACGCCTGGTTCCGGGACCTGGCCCGGCGATGA
- the gltX gene encoding glutamate--tRNA ligase: MFHVGGARSALQNWIFAKQQGGVFVLRVEDTDAARNRPEWTEGILSALDWIGITRGSYEGPYFQSSYAGEHRAAAQRLHEGGRAYYCDCTREDVQARTGPQHRGYDGFCRDRGLSAGEGRALRFRTPDEGETVVVDLIRGEPTFENKLIEDFVIARGDGSPVFLLANVVDDMTMGITHVIRAEEHLPNTPKQQLLWDALGVKPPVWAHVPVVVNEKRQKLSKRRDKVALEAYRDEGYLADAMRNYLMLLGWAPSGDREIVPWSVIEDEFRLDEVNPSPAFFDEKKLRAFNGEYIRALPVEEFVAACQPWLTGTDTIAPPPWQPAEFDPAAFAAVAPLAQTRIAVLSEIVPNVDFLFLADPLIDEAAWAKAMKEGAAELLDAAIAAFDTLETWDAEALKATLEAVGAERGLKLGKAQAPVRVAVTGRTVGLPLFESLEVLGRDRTLTRLRAARVRLV, from the coding sequence ATGTTCCACGTCGGCGGCGCCCGCTCGGCGTTGCAGAACTGGATCTTCGCCAAGCAGCAGGGCGGGGTGTTCGTGCTCCGCGTCGAGGACACCGACGCGGCCCGCAACCGGCCCGAGTGGACCGAGGGCATCCTCTCCGCGCTCGACTGGATCGGCATCACCCGCGGCAGCTACGAGGGCCCCTACTTCCAGTCCTCGTACGCGGGTGAGCACCGCGCCGCCGCGCAGCGGCTGCACGAGGGGGGCCGGGCGTACTACTGCGACTGCACCCGCGAGGACGTGCAGGCGCGTACCGGCCCGCAGCACCGCGGCTACGACGGCTTCTGCCGGGATCGCGGCCTGTCCGCGGGAGAGGGCCGGGCGCTGCGCTTCCGCACCCCGGACGAGGGCGAGACCGTGGTGGTCGACCTGATCCGCGGCGAGCCGACGTTCGAGAACAAGCTGATCGAGGACTTCGTCATCGCCCGCGGCGACGGCTCACCGGTCTTCCTGCTGGCCAACGTGGTCGACGACATGACCATGGGGATCACCCACGTGATCCGGGCCGAGGAGCACCTGCCGAACACCCCGAAGCAGCAGCTGCTGTGGGACGCGCTCGGGGTCAAGCCGCCGGTCTGGGCGCACGTGCCCGTGGTGGTCAACGAGAAGCGGCAGAAGCTGTCCAAGCGGCGGGACAAGGTCGCCCTGGAGGCGTACCGGGACGAGGGCTACCTCGCCGACGCGATGCGCAACTACCTGATGCTGCTCGGCTGGGCGCCGTCGGGTGACCGGGAGATCGTGCCCTGGTCGGTGATCGAGGACGAGTTCCGGCTCGACGAGGTCAACCCCTCCCCGGCCTTCTTCGACGAGAAGAAGCTGCGTGCCTTCAACGGGGAGTACATCCGGGCCCTGCCGGTCGAGGAGTTCGTCGCCGCGTGCCAGCCGTGGCTCACCGGCACCGACACGATCGCCCCGCCGCCGTGGCAGCCGGCCGAGTTCGACCCGGCCGCGTTCGCCGCGGTGGCCCCGCTGGCACAGACCCGCATCGCGGTGCTCAGCGAGATCGTGCCGAACGTCGACTTCCTCTTCCTCGCCGACCCGCTGATCGACGAGGCGGCCTGGGCGAAGGCGATGAAGGAGGGCGCCGCCGAGCTGCTGGACGCCGCGATCGCCGCGTTCGACACGCTGGAAACCTGGGACGCCGAGGCGCTGAAGGCCACGCTGGAGGCGGTCGGCGCGGAGCGCGGGCTGAAGCTGGGCAAGGCGCAGGCGCCGGTCCGGGTGGCGGTCACCGGCCGCACCGTCGGGCTGCCGCTGTTCGAGTCCCTGGAGGTGCTCGGTCGCGACCGGACGCTGACCCGGCTACGCGCCGCCCGGGTACGCCTGGTCTGA
- a CDS encoding NADP-dependent oxidoreductase, with amino-acid sequence MAIDEYGPADRLTARELPTPPVGPDTVLVRVRAAGVNPVDGKIRAGHLAGAFPTHFPLVPGWDAAGVVEAVGPAVSGFGVGDEVIGYVRRDDVQHGTYAELVPAPERCLADKPVRASWPEAAGLPLAGLTAYQALQLARTGAGDTVLVHGAAGGVGHLAVQVARALGADRVVGTASEANHDFVRSLGAEPVSYGDGLPDRVRAVAPDGVDVVLDLFGGDALDASAELIGRPGRLVSTADPEHVTRLGGAYVFVKPSTVDLGVLAGLVDAGRLTVHVARTFPLTDAAEAQRLVEAGHVRGKVVLTL; translated from the coding sequence ATGGCGATCGACGAGTACGGCCCGGCCGACCGGCTCACCGCACGTGAGCTGCCCACACCGCCGGTCGGGCCGGACACGGTCCTGGTGCGGGTGCGGGCCGCGGGGGTCAACCCGGTCGACGGGAAAATCCGGGCGGGGCACCTGGCCGGCGCGTTCCCGACCCACTTTCCGCTGGTGCCGGGGTGGGACGCCGCCGGGGTGGTGGAGGCGGTCGGTCCGGCGGTGTCCGGTTTCGGCGTCGGCGACGAGGTGATCGGCTACGTCCGTCGTGACGACGTGCAGCACGGCACGTACGCGGAGCTGGTCCCGGCGCCGGAGCGGTGCCTGGCCGACAAGCCGGTGCGGGCGTCCTGGCCGGAGGCGGCCGGGCTGCCGCTGGCCGGGCTCACCGCCTACCAGGCACTGCAACTGGCCCGCACCGGCGCCGGTGACACCGTGCTGGTGCACGGCGCGGCCGGCGGGGTGGGACACCTCGCGGTGCAGGTGGCGCGCGCGCTCGGCGCCGACCGGGTGGTCGGCACGGCGAGCGAGGCGAACCACGACTTCGTCCGGTCGCTGGGCGCGGAGCCGGTGAGCTACGGCGACGGCCTGCCGGACCGGGTCCGCGCGGTCGCGCCGGACGGCGTCGACGTGGTGCTGGACCTGTTCGGGGGCGACGCGCTCGACGCCTCCGCCGAGCTGATCGGCCGGCCGGGACGGCTGGTCTCCACCGCCGACCCCGAGCACGTGACCCGCCTCGGCGGCGCGTACGTCTTCGTCAAGCCGTCGACGGTCGACCTGGGCGTGCTCGCCGGGCTGGTCGACGCCGGCCGGCTCACCGTGCACGTGGCCCGGACGTTCCCGCTCACCGACGCCGCCGAGGCGCAGCGGCTGGTGGAGGCGGGGCACGTCCGGGGCAAGGTGGTGTTGACGCTCTGA
- a CDS encoding MFS transporter produces the protein MTTVNPTPASLPAALAEPTVPVRRSWIALIFAANLGVWMAFFTPIQVLLPQQVERIAPGDKEAMLAVVTGIGALAAVLANPLAGALSDRTSLRLANRHFGRRHVWTATGAVVGALALVLLARQDSIAGVAVAWVAAQVCFNAMLASLTAAIPDRVPVAQRGGVSGWVGIPQALGLVLGAVLVTAVVTGNAAGYAAIALAVLLLSLPFALLTQDDPLPREHRPPLRARALLASMWISPRRHPDFAWAWFTRFLVQLGNALGTLYLLYFLTDGVRVADPEGSLLVLILLYTVGMMLTAVVAGRLSDRSGRRKVFVIVSGLIMAVAATLLAVAPVWSMAIVAALLLGAGYGVYLAVDAALITQVLPAATDRAKDLGVINIANSAPQVLGPALSAPIVVHLGGYPALYAVTAAVTLLGSALVVKIRAVP, from the coding sequence ATGACCACGGTGAACCCGACGCCGGCCTCGCTGCCGGCGGCGCTCGCCGAACCGACCGTGCCGGTCCGGCGGAGCTGGATCGCGCTGATCTTCGCCGCCAACCTGGGCGTCTGGATGGCGTTCTTCACGCCGATCCAGGTGCTGCTGCCGCAGCAGGTGGAACGCATCGCGCCGGGTGACAAGGAGGCCATGCTGGCGGTCGTCACCGGCATCGGCGCGCTCGCCGCGGTGCTCGCCAACCCGCTCGCCGGGGCGCTGTCGGACCGCACCTCGCTGCGGCTGGCGAACCGGCACTTCGGCCGCCGGCACGTCTGGACCGCGACCGGCGCGGTGGTCGGCGCGCTCGCGCTGGTGCTGCTGGCCCGGCAGGACAGCATCGCCGGGGTGGCGGTGGCCTGGGTGGCCGCGCAGGTCTGTTTCAACGCCATGCTGGCCAGCCTCACCGCCGCGATCCCGGACCGGGTGCCGGTGGCGCAGCGCGGCGGCGTCTCCGGCTGGGTGGGCATCCCGCAGGCGCTGGGCCTGGTGCTCGGCGCGGTGCTGGTCACCGCCGTGGTGACCGGCAACGCCGCCGGGTACGCCGCGATCGCGCTCGCCGTGCTGCTGCTGTCGCTGCCGTTCGCGCTGCTCACCCAGGACGACCCGCTGCCCCGGGAGCACCGGCCGCCGCTGCGGGCGCGCGCCCTGCTCGCCTCGATGTGGATCAGCCCGCGTCGCCATCCCGACTTCGCCTGGGCCTGGTTCACCCGGTTCCTGGTGCAGTTGGGCAACGCGCTCGGCACGCTCTACCTGCTGTACTTCCTCACCGACGGGGTGCGGGTGGCCGACCCCGAGGGCTCGCTGCTGGTGCTGATCCTGCTCTACACCGTGGGCATGATGCTCACCGCCGTGGTGGCCGGGCGGCTCTCCGACCGCTCGGGGCGACGCAAGGTCTTCGTGATCGTGTCCGGGCTGATCATGGCGGTGGCGGCGACGTTGCTGGCGGTGGCGCCGGTCTGGTCGATGGCGATCGTCGCCGCGCTGCTGCTCGGCGCCGGTTACGGCGTCTACCTGGCGGTGGACGCCGCGTTGATCACCCAGGTGCTGCCGGCCGCCACCGACCGGGCCAAGGACCTCGGCGTGATCAACATCGCCAACTCCGCGCCGCAGGTGCTGGGGCCGGCGCTCTCCGCCCCGATCGTGGTCCATCTGGGCGGCTACCCGGCGCTCTATGCGGTCACCGCGGCCGTCACGCTGCTCGGCAGCGCGCTGGTCGTGAAGATCAGGGCGGTGCCCTGA